From the genome of Adhaeribacter pallidiroseus:
CATCGCGGAAAAATCGGGTAACGTTAATTAAAAATTCGCCGCAAAGCTGCTGCACTTCTGCGGGGGTTTCTTTTAAATAAGTAAAGTATTTTTCAAAGGATTCAAAATTAGTTTCCAGCATGCGTTTAGCTACCCGTCGGAAAAGCGTAGGCCGTTTATACGACGTGAAATCTAATCCACAGGCTTGTTTGGCATATTCCAGAATTTCTTCTACCACCGCATTATTACTCGGCAGCAAATTAGGTTGCACGCCGTCGGAATATAGATCGTAATTGTTGATGTAATTAATCAGGTAAGCCGACATGCTTTTGGGCGGCAATATGGCATCGGCTAAACCAGTAGCAATGGCACTGTTGGGCATGCCATCAAAATGGGCCGAAGTAGGCTCCTGCACAATAATCTGACCGCCGGCTGCTTTCACCGCTTCTAAACCCCTGCTGCCATCACTGCCGGTACCGGATAAGATTATAGCGATACTCTTATTTTTTTTATCCGTTGCCAGCGATTGCATAAAAATATCTATGGCTAAATTGGGTACCTGAGCTGTACTTTTTAGAGAAAGCCGTAATTTACCTAACTGTATAGTTAAGATAGATTTATTCGGAATCAGGTAAATGCAATTGGGTTGTAAGGTTATTCCTTCACTTGCCTCACTAATGGGCATGCTGGTGTGTTTAGCCAACAACTCGGGCATTAAGCTTTTGTGGGTAGGCGAAAGGTGCTGTATAATTACAAACGCCGCGTTGGTAGTGGAAGGTAAATGATCAAAAAATTCGTTTATAGCTTCTAAACCACCTGCCGAGGCACCAATAGCTACCACGAAAATATCTGAATTTGGCACCTTAAACTTCCGTTGATCGGGTTGGTACACGGATGCGGAAGTCATATTTATGTTCGTTGATTTGGGATCCATTTTAATGTGCCGTAGCCGTAAAACTTAAATCATAAATCAACTAAAATAAAGATGTAATCGGAGGCGTGTTTCTTTTGGTGCAGAAGCAATGCCAATCGTATTATTTTAAAAATTTAAGCTGATTTCGGGGTATATGTATAAATACGGATAATGTATGCGCTAAAGACGTGTATTCCGGGTTAAGGTTTAAACAAGTTTAAAATTAAGAACAATAAATGAATAAGGATATGACTTTTGCAAAAAGACACGAAAGCCGTTTGTGAATCCACATACAACGGCAATGCGCTTTAGCAGTACCCAAACAGTCACCTTTTCGAAAATTTAAAATAACCTGCACTGTTAAAGTAAATCATTTTGGTTATTATTATTAGTGGGTATCTTTTACAATACGTTCCAGAACGGCAATCCGCAGTTGTTCCGCTATGTGAATGTCCTGCTCCGACCAAGGTAAAGAAGTATTTTTAACTTGTTCCTGCCAGATGGTAAAAGAATTGCGGGGATGGTAAGTTTTTCCATCCGGCTCCATGGTAATGGCTTCGTTCGGGTTGCCTCCCCACGCTATGGTTTGCACTAATTCGCCGCGAAAACCTAAAATATAATCCCCTCGCTCTAACGCAATAGGTAAAGCAATTAAACCACTGGCCCTGTTCTTAAAAGTATTAGCTGTTTCGAGTTGATGGGGTAAGTTCTCGGTAGTATGAATTTTATTTACCCGGTTGCGCTGCAACCATTGTACAATAATTTTAATTTCTGCTGTTTTAGGCGTTTCTCCTACTTTTTTTATTTCGCCATCCAGTACTACGGCTGCGCCGGAACTCCGAAATAAATCGGTTAAGGTATACGGGCCTTGTACCAAGCCTTGCCCAAAATCCAGCTGGTTATACATTTGCGCCAGCAATTTGGTAAACACTTCGTTTAGCTCATTAATCTGGCCTAAGCTGTGTTCATTTTCCTTAGCCACTACCTGCGACGAAATAATAGAAGATAAAAGCACGAAAGCAGAACGCATTTCGAACGATAAGTTTTTAGGCGTTTTATGATGGCAGGATATTAATCCCCAAAGCGTGTTGTCTTTAATAATAGGCGTAGACATAGAGGCTTGCACTCCCATATTTTTTAAATATTGCAGGTGCACGTTGGCCACACTCCGTAAATTGCAATCCGATAAATCGGTGAAGTTAGAGGAGATAGGATTTAGAACCGGCATCAGCCGGGCCGGAGTATATTCCCGATTAGGAATCAAGCGAAACGAATTTTTTAAATATAACTCGCGGGCATTGCGGGGTACATCCGAAGCCGGAAAACACAAATTCATATACGGTTGCAAGTCTTCTGCAAGAGCTTCCGCAATCACGGTGCCGTTCCAGTTTTTATCAAACCTGTAAATCATAACCCGATCAAAGCCGGATAATTTTTTAATTTCGGTAACCGCAATCTGGCATAATTTCTCGATGTTATCGGCCTTCTTAAAAGCAGCCAGAATAAACATAATTTCCTGGTAAATGTGCACAAAATCGAGTTCGCCGGCCGCCGGGGTTAAGCTGGGTTCCAGTTCCAGTAATATATAGTTTTCTTTAGAGTGAATGACTACACTAAACTTTTTTTCGGTATCATGTACCCGAAAAGTAAGATCTTCCGGAATCCGGTCGTTGATGTTCCACTGCTGGGTTTTGTGCCGGATAACTTCTAAATCCTCGGGCAACACGTACTGGGCTAATTCCTGGTTCAGTAACTCACTCGCTCCAACTCCTAACAATTCTCCGGCGTTTTCGCTTATTTGCCGGATTATAAACGTTTCTTTTTGCACAACCATTACCATACCGTGCGGTTGTACCATGTTTATAAAATGTAAAGGCAAACTGCCGCAGAATTCAGAATCGTAGTTTTTAGTGGTGGGTATATTCATGTAATGAGTTGTTCGTTAAAGGTTATTGGTTAGCAGAACCGAATTTTTAAAATTAGAAAATTGTAGTAAGGATAATTTTAACTCATTTAGGCGGTAGTTCTAAGCTATTAATGAACTATGAAACCAATTTTCTAATTTTTGAAAAGTACGGATGGCTGCTTGCACCACTTCTTCTTCTTGGCTGGGAGTTGCAGCAAACCGTACTAAGGCTTCTTGAAAAGCTTTCCATTTAGGGCCGGTTTGCGTACCGTAGCCATTAAAAAAAGAAATGCCGTGTTCGGGCGTATAGCCCAACGTTTCGTACACAATTTTAGAAATTACTTTGCCTCCCAGCGTAGAACCTTCCATCACGTACAAAGCTCCAAACCCATCGCTTACCTGCGTTATAAGAGGCACCTCAGGACACAGCGGAATGGCAGTAAGCGCCATGTTTTCCTGGTGAATAGCCCGTAAATCCTGCAAAATACTACCGGACTTCCGGCGTGTACCTAAATCGGGCAAATAATGCTCTAATGTGGGTAATTGATGAATGGCATTTTCTAGAGGTTGAAAAAAACCGTAAAATTTCCGCAGAATATGGGTGTAATTTTGCGGAGTAAGCGTGCGGGAAGCAATTGGCTGCATTAACGGACTGGCTTCTACATGACGGTGGCTAGCGGCAGTTTTCGTCTTTAATGCGTCTAAAATCATAAAATAATAAAGGCTATTCCGGAATCAAAATAAAAGCTTCCGTAATACACCGAAGGCTTATTGGTATTAATACGTAAATTAGGCTAATCTATTTGCCCTAAATTTAATTTTATTTTTTCTATCTGTAAATAGCCCTTGATGTTAGGCAGCAATCACTACCTGCTGGTGTTCCGGACTTAGTTTACCCAGCTTTATTACGTTTTCAGCTCTTTAGCCAAAATGTTTAGTCAGACTAATTACTTCGCGTTCGTCTAAATTTAGGTTATGAAGATTCTTGCAACACTGGGCAAAAAGGCGAAGATAAGCATTATTTTCTGAAGTTGTGTTTTATCCGCAAGAATCATAATCCAGGATAAAGTGTACAACTGAACTCTGACTGCTGTTATCACCTAACTAATCTAAAAATTTAAAAAACAGAAAATTAGGGAATTAACTTTCCTGCGCGGTTTAAAAATTTAAAAATATGCACTATTTTTTACTACCTCTGTAGTATAACTTTAATAAAAGTTGGCAGTGAGGACACTGCCAAGAGGAGGCGCCGTGGTTTGTGTTTTTAAAAAAATCTGGCATTGGCTTGTTGCAAAAATATTAAATACCTAAAGCTCCTTCCAGTGCCACTACTTGGTAAGCCTTAAGTGTAATCTGCTGACCAGGTAAGTAATCGGCGTAAATTTTTGAACCCGTATCTTCACCGATCAAGGTGTGGGTGTGAACCGTAAAATGAGCAGGTAAAGTAATTGCTTGCAAATCGGGGGAATGATTGGCCAGGAGTAAACAGCTGCCGGTTGCATTTAAGAGCAGGAGGGGGGTTACTTCCAGCGGTTTAGTGTAGGTAGTTGGTACAATATATTGCGGTTGGTATTGTTGAAGAAATTGAAAAAGATAACCCGTTGGGAAAAGTTTACCAGAATGATAGATACCTTTCGGGCCGGTGGTTTCGAAGTAAGTAATGGCAGTTGCGCCAGCTTCGCCTAAATATTTTAAACTCGCTAAAGTCCAGCCAGCAATCAAACTACTTGGCTGCCGTGGATCAGGTGGAGTATTATAAGATTGGCCAGACGTGGCTACTTCATGCAAGCGGGGTTTTAAAGTAACCGGCGATACATGCACCGGCAGGTGGCCCGCTAAGTGTTGGGCACTTTTTACGGTATCGGCTTGCGCGGCAGCGTTTTCAATTAAAGTTAAATCATCAAAAGCGTGCACCTGCGGATTAACCGGATACGACACAAAATCCACGAAAGAAAAAGTAAAGGGATTTCGGTTTAATTCTGTAAAATTCGTATTGCTGCCGCCACCCAAGGGTATTCCGGGAAAAGCGGTACGCAAAACCGGAACTATGGTTTGCAGTAAAGTATCTGTGGTAAATTGGCGGGCGGCCTCCAGTAACACTAAGCTTTTTATTGGCAGTCGTTGCTCTTGCAGGTAATGCACAAAATTACCCACTTCTACAGCGGGTTCTTTGCCGAAAAATAATACCAACTCTAAGGCAGCGTTTAATTGTTCGCTTTGGAGGCCAGCTTGTTCTAACTGTTCTTTCCAACCTGATTCATTCAAGAAAATATCGGCGCGCAAGTGTTTACTACCTACTGATCTCAAACTTATTGCTTCTTCGGGAGTGATATACGCCCCAGAGGTATTCAGGCCGAAACCAATTTCAGGAAAAGCAATTTTATCTTTTTCAATTAGCAGGAGTAAAGCGGTCGGTGAAGGAGTTACCGAAATGGGGAAAGGCTTCACTATTTTAAAAATTACCTGTTGCTTAATCTGGTCGCCGGCGTTTACCGGGGCCGGAAAAGGTTGACTCAACGGTGTGCAGTAAGTTTTAAAAGAAGCGTCGGACCAATTCCGTTGATCTTCCGTTTCAAAAATATCGCCGCTAAATTCCAGACGAAAAAGGCCTTGTTCTGCTACGGGCCATTCCATGGCCTTTATATTTAAAAAAGGCTGGTGCGGGCTGATGTAAGTAGGGAATTGGCCGTAACTCGCACTCCCATCCGGGTGTTCTAAGCGGCAGGAATGCCCCGAAATTCCGGCTATGGGGTGCAGCACGCAGAAGCCCGCCCGATTTTTTAAAAAATTGCTTTGCGCTGTGCCTTCAATATCAAATGTAATAGTACCATCGGCCCGCCCCGATATACTTACCTGCCATTCCATTTGTATAGCATCCTGGTTGATGTGGGAGGTATAGCTAATCGAAAAAGTATCCGGGGTAGTTTGAATGTGCTCGCCTCTAATAGAGCCTGCCATGGTTTGCCAATCCTGGTCGCGGACGGCAAAGTAAATCATCCGTACTATTTCGTGGTCAGCAATTTGAATGTATCGCAAAAAACCGCGGTCGTAGAGAGCCTGCACAGGTCCGGCGTGTAGTAGCATGTATTTAGTTATAATTGGTTACCAGCTTGAAATTACCCTAATTTCGGTTTAAGTAGCACGAAATAAGTAAATTTTAAAATAGTTTGATTTTCTGGAAAAATCCATCCTGCTCTTAAACTTACTTTTGTGGCTAAGTGGACGGTATGATTGCTAGTAGATGGTAGATAGCAGTTTAACTAGAAGATTATTCATTAAGACTAATGTATG
Proteins encoded in this window:
- a CDS encoding GAF domain-containing protein, with the protein product MNIPTTKNYDSEFCGSLPLHFINMVQPHGMVMVVQKETFIIRQISENAGELLGVGASELLNQELAQYVLPEDLEVIRHKTQQWNINDRIPEDLTFRVHDTEKKFSVVIHSKENYILLELEPSLTPAAGELDFVHIYQEIMFILAAFKKADNIEKLCQIAVTEIKKLSGFDRVMIYRFDKNWNGTVIAEALAEDLQPYMNLCFPASDVPRNARELYLKNSFRLIPNREYTPARLMPVLNPISSNFTDLSDCNLRSVANVHLQYLKNMGVQASMSTPIIKDNTLWGLISCHHKTPKNLSFEMRSAFVLLSSIISSQVVAKENEHSLGQINELNEVFTKLLAQMYNQLDFGQGLVQGPYTLTDLFRSSGAAVVLDGEIKKVGETPKTAEIKIIVQWLQRNRVNKIHTTENLPHQLETANTFKNRASGLIALPIALERGDYILGFRGELVQTIAWGGNPNEAITMEPDGKTYHPRNSFTIWQEQVKNTSLPWSEQDIHIAEQLRIAVLERIVKDTH
- a CDS encoding biliverdin-producing heme oxygenase is translated as MILDALKTKTAASHRHVEASPLMQPIASRTLTPQNYTHILRKFYGFFQPLENAIHQLPTLEHYLPDLGTRRKSGSILQDLRAIHQENMALTAIPLCPEVPLITQVSDGFGALYVMEGSTLGGKVISKIVYETLGYTPEHGISFFNGYGTQTGPKWKAFQEALVRFAATPSQEEEVVQAAIRTFQKLENWFHSSLIA